A part of Candidatus Electrothrix aestuarii genomic DNA contains:
- a CDS encoding DUF6444 domain-containing protein encodes MHLSREELLKIDKQFIDSLPGKSAKELCLLALDDLKELHERLGQNSENSSMPPSSNFPWARFDTDAQADEEEPDEEQVEATHIELDDSNEESAEHDENADRSDQQDSPENTDDRPKGNKPGKQPGATGHGRTQKLPVHDTIIHKAGTCSACNLELDETCDFTARTGHYVIDIEVGDATGPGIEVINTKHIYGDTTCGGCGHVNRLMPHRLEKTKTGGLK; translated from the coding sequence ATGCATCTATCCAGAGAAGAGTTGCTAAAAATAGATAAGCAGTTTATTGACTCCTTGCCCGGTAAGAGTGCAAAGGAGCTGTGCCTGCTCGCACTTGATGACCTCAAAGAACTTCACGAACGGCTGGGTCAAAATTCCGAAAACAGCTCCATGCCTCCCAGCTCAAACTTTCCCTGGGCCCGGTTTGATACCGACGCTCAAGCCGACGAGGAGGAACCGGATGAAGAGCAAGTCGAAGCCACGCACATAGAACTCGACGATTCTAACGAGGAGTCCGCCGAGCATGATGAGAATGCGGACAGGTCCGACCAGCAGGATTCCCCCGAAAATACCGATGATCGCCCCAAGGGCAACAAACCCGGCAAGCAACCCGGTGCCACCGGGCATGGTCGAACGCAAAAACTTCCCGTACACGACACCATCATTCACAAAGCAGGCACCTGCTCGGCTTGTAACCTTGAGCTGGACGAAACATGCGACTTCACCGCTCGCACCGGTCATTATGTTATTGATATTGAGGTGGGCGATGCCACCGGTCCGGGAATAGAGGTGATCAACACCAAGCATATCTACGGAGACACGACTTGCGGCGGCTGTGGTCATGTCAATCGGCTTATGCCCCATCGTCTCGAAAAAACGAAGACTGGGGGGTTGAAATAA
- a CDS encoding type II toxin-antitoxin system prevent-host-death family antitoxin: MISDKSYNMKQAARQLKNIVSFVEQGHSVGLTRDGEPVAILVSVAEYQSLHSAPKQDFFQALKKFRNQYADELDDCQEVFSGIRETSPGRESSW, translated from the coding sequence ATGATCTCGGATAAATCATACAACATGAAACAGGCGGCACGGCAGCTGAAGAATATTGTCAGTTTTGTCGAACAGGGACATTCAGTCGGACTGACCCGGGATGGAGAACCTGTTGCGATACTGGTTTCCGTTGCGGAATATCAATCACTCCATTCCGCTCCGAAACAGGATTTCTTCCAAGCACTGAAGAAGTTTCGGAATCAGTACGCAGATGAACTTGATGACTGCCAGGAGGTATTTTCTGGAATTCGGGAAACCTCACCGGGAAGAGAATCCTCATGGTAA
- a CDS encoding caspase family protein: MIKKNILFVDDEKATLKELQEVFSDEFNVYTACSVIEAEEKLRKSFGDNYRDLFCIFIDLKLDSRSEFSGVELVKIIKLLRIEKPHIHYFVLSAYSPSGPAREAFQKVLWLGDDELECFEKEHYISKKKGNYFKNIQNKLNELCQPKYDFGEYFGIFIPVEKYTDPMIDNLTKPVKDAKKLQELLERRYRFRCEVVENPTRKNILDFIDNLKGKISAHTNLMIFFAGHAEWIEEQKQGYWFPCDAVHDSYSNKISAAEIKSHLRPLPAKHILLIIDACYSWSFKISRDNSRNKGIACKEYHKNPSRKVLTSCANQKTPDESYFLKHLIKILEKNVSPLSTSSLFDDLRDKVVNEKWPEALRPHFFDIYNSSDDADCLYQEGDFIFAPNN, from the coding sequence ATGATAAAAAAGAATATATTGTTTGTTGACGATGAAAAGGCAACCTTGAAGGAACTTCAAGAAGTATTCTCTGATGAATTTAATGTTTATACTGCCTGTTCTGTTATAGAAGCAGAGGAGAAATTGAGAAAGAGCTTCGGTGACAACTATCGTGATCTTTTTTGTATTTTTATTGATTTAAAACTTGATAGCCGTTCAGAGTTCAGTGGAGTTGAGTTGGTTAAAATTATTAAACTTCTTCGCATAGAAAAGCCTCATATTCATTATTTTGTCCTGTCAGCTTATTCACCTTCCGGTCCTGCTAGAGAAGCCTTTCAAAAGGTTTTATGGCTCGGTGATGATGAGCTGGAATGTTTTGAAAAAGAGCATTATATATCCAAGAAAAAAGGAAATTACTTTAAAAACATTCAGAATAAGCTGAATGAACTTTGTCAGCCAAAATATGATTTTGGAGAATATTTTGGCATTTTTATTCCGGTTGAAAAATACACTGATCCTATGATAGACAATTTAACCAAACCGGTGAAGGACGCAAAAAAACTTCAAGAACTGCTGGAGAGACGCTATAGATTCAGATGTGAGGTTGTTGAAAATCCAACCCGAAAAAACATTCTCGACTTTATAGATAATCTTAAAGGAAAAATTTCAGCTCATACTAACCTCATGATTTTTTTTGCTGGTCATGCAGAGTGGATTGAAGAGCAGAAACAGGGGTACTGGTTCCCATGTGATGCCGTACACGACAGTTACTCCAATAAAATTTCGGCGGCTGAAATTAAAAGTCATTTACGTCCGTTACCCGCAAAACATATTCTTCTTATTATTGATGCCTGTTATTCTTGGTCTTTTAAAATCAGTCGAGACAATAGTCGTAATAAAGGTATCGCCTGCAAAGAATATCATAAAAATCCATCACGTAAAGTATTGACATCCTGTGCTAATCAGAAAACACCGGATGAAAGCTATTTTCTAAAGCATCTTATAAAAATTCTAGAAAAAAACGTATCTCCGCTGTCAACATCATCATTATTTGATGATTTACGCGACAAGGTCGTCAATGAAAAATGGCCTGAAGCTCTACGCCCTCATTTTTTTGACATCTACAATAGCAGTGATGATGCTGACTGTCTATACCAGGAAGGAGATTTTATTTTTGCGCCTAACAATTAA
- a CDS encoding ATP-binding protein: MEDQDTHLSLNINTILNEVATAFAGKFHRDELLQKTLDLSQKLFHAEVCAIFLRKKGSPNVIECVAGSGYGKKLAEGRKCYDIDKEEKGLKEKSFTGHIAATGKSYNIRNRSHMNELAQGGLAWAKKHNDAIWGKDKEGNIMDEMRNIMAAPLKIGEQITGVIKIENKIGAESFSEEEFSSFKAVGFMISLALENARLHQQTSEQQNNIINVFSKVTDDIVGSFKQKDLFNTILLSAQKNFHAEAASLYIYDKNILKCVAGTGFSSHIIGNYYDITSLEDSRSLTVSVYRKQITIKIDSKSELKEYRHRKMYFGKIDTKQWGDTDGFRNLLAVPLVIKNECLGLIKLENKEPSVGDCFSDDDKFHLETIANLISLTIRNFKLQDDSTRQLRLASAKAAHRIINQILRYDYIEIKLEKLFDKMYQQKTLEHSDYDYLSELIETVSTTTENLKKMVKQFGQFAKPVELERTDLDFNNLIRKAAKFAQSTEQDSRIHYNLSDDIPELSIDKIRFSEAIQELIKNALQAVKEGCENQKTPEIWLHTKRDTGKIILQIQDNGPGLPQLEDGMNIFEPFVTLSTQGTGLGLPTVKEMVEAHGGVIKAQSIYNETREVKGSLFEIILPAYNNIN; encoded by the coding sequence ATGGAAGATCAAGACACTCACCTGAGTTTAAACATAAACACAATACTCAACGAAGTTGCTACGGCCTTTGCAGGAAAATTTCATAGGGATGAGTTACTACAGAAAACTCTTGATTTATCTCAAAAACTTTTCCATGCCGAAGTATGCGCAATTTTTCTACGAAAGAAAGGCTCCCCAAATGTAATAGAATGCGTTGCTGGCTCAGGTTATGGAAAAAAACTGGCAGAGGGACGGAAATGCTATGATATTGATAAAGAAGAAAAAGGGTTGAAGGAGAAAAGTTTCACAGGTCATATAGCTGCAACAGGAAAATCATACAACATAAGAAATCGTTCTCATATGAATGAGTTAGCACAAGGAGGACTTGCATGGGCAAAAAAACATAATGATGCTATATGGGGAAAAGACAAGGAAGGGAATATTATGGATGAGATGCGAAATATTATGGCAGCACCTCTAAAAATCGGAGAACAAATTACGGGCGTTATAAAGATCGAAAATAAAATTGGAGCAGAATCATTTTCTGAAGAAGAATTTTCTTCTTTCAAAGCTGTTGGTTTCATGATTTCACTTGCCTTGGAAAATGCCAGACTGCATCAGCAGACTTCGGAACAACAGAATAACATAATTAATGTTTTTTCAAAAGTTACCGATGATATTGTCGGTTCATTCAAGCAAAAAGATTTATTTAATACTATCTTGTTGTCAGCACAAAAAAACTTTCATGCAGAAGCAGCTTCTTTATATATTTATGATAAAAATATATTAAAATGTGTTGCCGGAACAGGATTTTCCTCCCATATTATTGGTAACTATTACGATATTACCTCTCTAGAAGACTCAAGAAGTTTGACTGTATCCGTGTATAGGAAACAAATAACTATAAAAATTGATTCAAAGAGTGAACTGAAAGAGTATCGCCACAGAAAAATGTATTTTGGGAAAATTGATACAAAGCAATGGGGAGATACAGATGGTTTTCGAAATCTTCTTGCAGTACCTCTCGTCATAAAAAATGAATGTCTTGGCCTTATAAAGCTGGAAAACAAAGAGCCTAGTGTTGGGGATTGTTTTTCTGATGACGATAAATTTCATCTGGAGACTATAGCTAATCTCATTTCCTTGACGATCAGAAATTTCAAACTTCAGGATGACAGTACGCGGCAACTTCGCCTCGCTTCCGCAAAAGCGGCACACAGGATTATTAATCAAATTTTACGGTACGATTATATTGAAATTAAATTGGAAAAATTATTCGATAAAATGTATCAGCAAAAGACCCTTGAACATTCTGACTATGACTATCTATCTGAACTGATCGAAACCGTCAGTACGACAACAGAAAATTTAAAAAAAATGGTCAAACAGTTTGGTCAGTTTGCAAAGCCTGTTGAGTTGGAAAGAACAGATCTTGACTTCAATAACTTGATTCGTAAAGCAGCGAAATTTGCTCAATCAACTGAACAAGATTCTCGAATTCATTATAATTTATCTGATGATATACCTGAATTGTCAATTGATAAAATACGTTTTTCAGAGGCGATACAGGAGCTTATTAAAAATGCGCTACAGGCTGTTAAGGAAGGTTGCGAGAACCAGAAAACTCCAGAAATATGGCTGCATACAAAAAGGGACACAGGAAAGATTATCTTGCAGATTCAAGATAATGGTCCTGGGTTGCCACAGCTTGAAGATGGAATGAATATCTTTGAGCCGTTTGTTACATTAAGCACACAAGGTACAGGTCTCGGACTGCCCACAGTGAAGGAGATGGTTGAGGCACATGGCGGTGTAATAAAGGCCCAAAGTATCTACAATGAAACCAGAGAGGTAAAAGGCTCTCTTTTTGAAATTATATTGCCAGCATATAACAATATCAATTAA
- a CDS encoding antitoxin: MKKNKKAFAPIDQEEEELMASIEHDDWQPVDDLEQEKTKAVAAARNTLKKDRRINLRLTEQDYYRIQIKAAEEGIPYQTLISSIVHKYLNGTLRAKA; the protein is encoded by the coding sequence ATGAAAAAGAACAAAAAGGCGTTTGCGCCCATCGATCAGGAAGAAGAAGAGCTGATGGCATCAATCGAGCATGACGATTGGCAGCCTGTCGATGACCTTGAACAGGAGAAGACAAAAGCTGTTGCCGCCGCACGAAACACCCTGAAAAAAGACAGGAGAATCAATCTCCGGCTCACTGAACAGGACTATTACCGGATACAGATAAAGGCTGCCGAGGAAGGTATACCCTATCAGACCCTTATCTCCAGCATCGTCCACAAATACCTTAACGGCACTCTGAGAGCAAAGGCGTAG
- the mutS gene encoding DNA mismatch repair protein MutS, whose product MTTKTTRKQPAAPKITPMLRQYLEIKEQHPGTILFYRMGDFYEMFFEDAETASRVLGITLTSRNKGDENQVPMCGVPYHAVSGYLSKMVKAGYRVAICEQAEDPKEAKGIVKREVVRVVSPGVTTDDQLLDEKANTFVCALTAARKGQKLLTIGLSFLDVSTGNFLISEIPLQDANLDPVIDEITRMQPAELLLADEETESLAVLSDMLCTLIPGLCLTERQAWSFTYDTALTTLNEHFKTSSLAGFGCQDMETGICAAGALLTYIQETQKTDLSFIRQLSLLTRSGFLIIDESSRRNLELTETIIGGKRKGSLLSVLDLTSTPMGARLLRQRLLFPLQDADKIEQRLTAVEILLNEYTLRRELQELLAGIYDIERLCSRLVLGQGNARDMAALKVSLGQLPDLKKLLMNTPGGLLQEIGMELDPLFDLHELIDKAIRDDAPITLREGRLIREGFHGELDELIYLLRDGKQLILNLEAKERERTGIAKLKVGFNRVFGYYFEVSRAHKGELPEDFIRKQTLVNAERFITPELKELENKISTAQEKRLTLEYSLFLDIREKIAAQSERLLAAALSIARTDFLVSLARAADHYQYIRPTITDKRTVSIVEGRHPVIERSLDPGSFVPNDVSLDQEANELLIITGPNMAGKSTVLRQTALIVLMAHIGSFVPADWAEIGIVDRIFTRVGAMDDLRRGQSTFMVEMNETANILNNATEHSLVILDEIGRGTSTYDGLAIAWAVAEELADKNGRGVKTMFATHYHELTDLATTHERIQNYSIAVRERDNRVHFLHKLVQGAASRSYGIQVAALAGVPDHVVDRAQEILTNIEKGEFTATGEPTIAVSVKRKPHPCQLTLFPPKEDPLRTRMKEIDPNELTPRQAHDLLYELVEVMREE is encoded by the coding sequence ATGACCACCAAAACCACCCGGAAACAACCCGCCGCCCCTAAAATCACCCCCATGCTCCGCCAGTACCTGGAAATCAAGGAGCAGCATCCGGGCACGATCCTCTTTTACCGCATGGGCGACTTCTACGAGATGTTCTTTGAGGATGCCGAGACCGCCTCGCGGGTGCTGGGCATCACCCTGACCTCGCGCAATAAGGGCGACGAGAACCAGGTGCCCATGTGCGGGGTGCCCTATCATGCGGTTTCCGGCTATCTGAGCAAGATGGTCAAGGCAGGGTACCGGGTGGCGATCTGCGAGCAGGCCGAAGATCCCAAAGAAGCCAAGGGCATCGTGAAGCGGGAGGTGGTGCGGGTGGTCAGTCCAGGGGTGACCACGGACGATCAGCTCCTGGATGAGAAGGCCAACACCTTTGTCTGCGCCCTGACGGCGGCCCGCAAGGGACAGAAGCTGCTCACGATCGGCCTGAGCTTTCTCGATGTCTCCACCGGCAACTTCCTGATCAGTGAGATCCCGCTCCAGGATGCAAACCTTGATCCGGTCATCGACGAGATCACCCGGATGCAACCGGCAGAGTTGCTCCTTGCCGACGAGGAGACGGAATCCCTTGCCGTGCTCAGCGACATGCTGTGTACCCTGATTCCAGGCCTCTGCCTCACGGAGCGGCAGGCCTGGTCATTCACCTATGACACCGCCCTGACCACCCTGAACGAGCATTTCAAGACCAGCTCGCTGGCAGGATTCGGTTGTCAGGATATGGAGACCGGGATCTGCGCTGCCGGGGCCCTGCTCACCTATATCCAGGAGACCCAAAAGACCGATCTCTCCTTTATCCGCCAGCTCAGCCTGCTCACCCGCTCAGGTTTCCTGATTATCGATGAATCCTCCCGCCGTAACCTGGAGCTGACCGAGACCATTATCGGTGGCAAGCGCAAGGGCTCCCTCCTCTCAGTGCTGGACCTGACCTCCACCCCGATGGGGGCCCGCCTGCTCCGGCAGCGCCTGCTCTTTCCCCTCCAGGATGCGGATAAGATCGAACAGCGCCTCACAGCAGTGGAGATCCTGCTCAATGAGTATACCCTGCGCCGGGAGCTTCAGGAGCTGTTGGCTGGTATCTATGATATTGAGCGCCTCTGTAGTCGGCTGGTGCTGGGACAGGGCAATGCCCGGGACATGGCCGCCCTGAAAGTCTCTCTGGGCCAGTTGCCGGACCTGAAAAAGCTCCTTATGAATACCCCCGGAGGCCTCTTGCAGGAGATCGGCATGGAGCTGGACCCGCTCTTTGATCTCCACGAGCTGATCGACAAGGCCATCCGCGATGATGCACCGATAACCCTGCGCGAAGGACGCTTAATCCGGGAGGGCTTTCATGGGGAACTGGACGAGCTGATCTATCTGCTCAGGGATGGCAAGCAGCTCATCCTCAACCTGGAGGCCAAGGAGCGGGAGCGCACTGGCATTGCCAAGCTTAAGGTGGGCTTCAACAGGGTGTTCGGCTATTATTTCGAGGTCAGCCGGGCCCATAAAGGGGAGCTGCCCGAGGACTTCATCCGCAAGCAGACCCTGGTCAATGCAGAGCGCTTTATCACCCCGGAGCTCAAGGAGCTGGAGAACAAGATCTCCACGGCCCAGGAAAAGCGACTCACCCTGGAATACAGCCTCTTCCTCGATATCCGGGAAAAGATTGCAGCCCAGAGCGAACGCCTGCTGGCTGCGGCCCTCTCTATCGCCCGCACCGACTTTCTCGTCAGCCTGGCCCGCGCTGCGGACCATTATCAGTACATCCGCCCGACTATCACTGATAAACGCACTGTCTCCATTGTGGAGGGCCGTCACCCGGTGATCGAACGCTCCCTGGATCCGGGCAGCTTTGTGCCCAATGATGTCTCACTGGATCAGGAGGCAAACGAGCTCCTCATCATCACCGGTCCCAATATGGCGGGTAAGTCCACAGTGCTGCGCCAGACCGCCCTGATTGTCCTCATGGCCCATATCGGCAGCTTTGTCCCGGCGGACTGGGCCGAGATCGGCATTGTGGACCGCATCTTCACCAGGGTCGGGGCAATGGATGACCTGCGCCGGGGCCAGTCCACCTTTATGGTGGAGATGAATGAGACCGCCAATATCCTTAATAATGCCACGGAGCACAGCCTGGTGATCCTGGATGAGATCGGACGCGGAACCTCAACATACGACGGCCTGGCTATTGCCTGGGCCGTGGCCGAGGAACTGGCGGACAAAAACGGGCGCGGGGTCAAGACCATGTTCGCCACCCATTACCATGAGCTCACCGACCTGGCCACCACCCACGAACGGATTCAGAACTATTCCATTGCGGTACGGGAACGGGATAATCGGGTCCATTTCCTCCATAAACTGGTCCAGGGTGCTGCCAGCCGCAGCTATGGTATCCAGGTCGCGGCCCTGGCCGGGGTCCCGGACCATGTGGTTGACCGGGCCCAGGAGATCCTCACCAATATCGAGAAAGGTGAATTCACCGCCACCGGGGAACCGACTATTGCGGTGTCCGTGAAGAGAAAGCCCCATCCCTGCCAGTTAACCCTCTTCCCGCCTAAGGAAGATCCCCTGCGTACCCGCATGAAGGAGATTGACCCTAATGAACTGACGCCGAGGCAGGCCCATGATCTGTTGTATGAGTTGGTGGAGGTGATGCGGGAGGAGTGA
- a CDS encoding type II toxin-antitoxin system RelE/ParE family toxin: MNVKFEARFSKDLLRIKDGKLLKRIKELIFFCKEAENLSAVRQVKKLKGYDTFFRVRIGDYRIGLEFVDNELIFVRCLHRKEIYRYFPR; the protein is encoded by the coding sequence ATGAATGTCAAGTTTGAAGCAAGATTCTCCAAAGACCTGCTGCGCATAAAGGACGGCAAACTGCTCAAGAGGATTAAGGAACTTATCTTTTTCTGCAAAGAGGCTGAAAATTTGTCCGCTGTCAGGCAAGTGAAAAAGCTCAAAGGATACGATACGTTCTTTCGTGTACGCATAGGCGATTACAGGATAGGACTGGAATTCGTTGATAATGAGCTTATCTTTGTCCGCTGCCTGCATCGGAAAGAAATCTACAGGTATTTCCCGCGATAA
- a CDS encoding ion transporter: MFDSVILTLIFLNVLAVIIGSVQSIQERLDGFFNGFEVFSVAVFTIEYLARLWSCTDHPRYTGRLYERLRFAFRPMPIIDLLAILPFYLPFLGIDLRALRVLRLLRILRIAKIGRYYSSLNVIRQVFLTKKEELVLTSVLMAILLVVSSTVLYYCENTVQPDAFSDIPATMWWAVATLTTVGYGDMYPVTLMGKFCASVIAILGIGMFALPTGILGAGFVEAIQKQREQKTICPHCGKEIP; this comes from the coding sequence GTGTTCGACAGCGTTATCCTCACCCTGATCTTTCTCAATGTCCTCGCAGTGATCATTGGTTCAGTTCAGTCTATCCAGGAACGCCTTGACGGGTTCTTCAACGGCTTTGAGGTGTTCTCTGTTGCGGTGTTCACCATTGAATACCTGGCACGCTTGTGGTCATGCACGGATCATCCGCGATATACCGGGCGTCTTTACGAACGGCTTCGCTTTGCCTTCCGGCCAATGCCGATTATCGATCTTCTTGCCATCCTTCCGTTCTACCTGCCGTTTCTGGGAATAGACCTCCGGGCGCTCCGCGTCCTGCGCCTCCTGCGAATCCTCCGTATCGCCAAGATCGGTCGGTACTACTCATCGCTCAATGTCATCAGGCAGGTATTCCTGACGAAAAAGGAAGAGCTCGTCCTTACATCCGTCCTGATGGCTATCCTTTTAGTTGTCTCCTCAACGGTGCTGTATTATTGCGAGAACACAGTGCAACCGGATGCCTTCTCAGACATCCCCGCAACCATGTGGTGGGCGGTTGCCACACTGACGACTGTTGGTTATGGAGATATGTACCCTGTCACGTTAATGGGCAAATTCTGTGCAAGCGTGATCGCTATTCTTGGGATAGGGATGTTTGCCCTGCCGACAGGGATTCTGGGGGCGGGATTTGTTGAGGCAATCCAGAAACAGAGGGAGCAGAAGACGATCTGCCCGCATTGCGGGAAGGAGATTCCCTGA
- a CDS encoding metallophosphoesterase family protein, whose protein sequence is MIIHAGDLVDLSLLDAFQGKTVHAVHGNCCTINTCYALPSQLTIQLGDFTIGVTHGNRLGYDIESGLLDLFPEADCMIYGHTHQAVCHWVAGKLIINPGAFQSISRYGMPCSYAILEAGKQLKGSLHELPLD, encoded by the coding sequence ATCATCATCCATGCCGGTGATCTGGTCGACCTCTCCCTGCTGGATGCCTTTCAGGGAAAGACTGTGCATGCCGTGCATGGCAATTGCTGCACCATCAACACCTGCTATGCCCTGCCCAGCCAGCTGACCATTCAGCTCGGCGACTTCACCATCGGGGTGACCCACGGCAACCGCCTGGGCTATGACATAGAATCCGGCCTCCTGGACCTCTTCCCGGAAGCAGACTGCATGATCTATGGGCATACCCATCAGGCAGTTTGCCACTGGGTTGCTGGCAAGCTGATCATCAATCCTGGTGCCTTTCAGTCGATCAGCAGGTACGGGATGCCCTGTTCCTATGCGATATTAGAGGCGGGCAAGCAGCTCAAGGGCTCGCTGCATGAGTTGCCGTTGGATTAA
- the efp gene encoding elongation factor P, with protein MYTASDLRKGLKVQIDGDPYIITDFEFSKPGKGQALYRTKMRNMISGNQFTNTYRSNDKFEKPDLEERTMQYLYSQDDEFHFMDTTSYEQIFLTREQLGDNLNFLKDNMEVQVLFFGGDRPIDISMPTFVELEVTRADPWVKGDTSGTDTKPVTVETGFQLQVPPFVNEGDKIQIDTRSGDYITRVKD; from the coding sequence ATGTACACAGCATCAGATCTGCGTAAGGGACTCAAGGTTCAAATTGACGGCGATCCATATATTATTACTGATTTTGAATTCTCCAAACCTGGCAAAGGCCAGGCTTTGTACCGCACCAAGATGCGGAATATGATCTCAGGCAATCAGTTCACCAATACCTATCGTTCCAACGATAAGTTTGAAAAGCCGGACCTGGAAGAGCGCACTATGCAATACCTCTACTCCCAGGATGATGAATTCCATTTCATGGACACGACCTCCTACGAGCAGATCTTCCTGACCAGGGAGCAGCTCGGGGATAACCTGAACTTCCTTAAGGATAATATGGAGGTGCAGGTGCTCTTCTTTGGCGGCGATCGCCCTATCGATATCAGCATGCCCACCTTTGTTGAGCTGGAAGTCACCCGCGCTGATCCTTGGGTCAAGGGTGATACCTCGGGCACCGATACCAAGCCGGTAACCGTGGAGACAGGGTTTCAGCTCCAGGTTCCTCCCTTTGTCAACGAAGGGGATAAGATCCAGATCGATACCCGCTCTGGCGATTATATCACCAGGGTAAAGGACTGA
- the mltF gene encoding membrane-bound lytic murein transglycosylase MltF has protein sequence MKKKTFRQLFLVIVFIATGSTALWFISSDVLQPSGAMRDIRQQGKLRVIMTNSANVYYLYRGEYMGFEYDLVQAFAEYLGVELEVLTPDWDTMFQQLDAGEAHLIAAGLTITPAREALVDFSDGHLQVQQQVIVHKRNNTIQELADLEETPLHVRVGTSYAERIDELQQDGYALQTVLHANVPTEELIRQVADQEIEATVADSNIALLNQRYYPDIRIAFPVEEAQTVAWAVRRGETELLDRINAFFDLLEENGTFARIYERYYRDVSIFDYVDLKKFHKRIKTRLPKYQDIIRKEAKRYGFDWRLIAAVIYQESHFNPRARSYTGVRGLMQITRTTAREMGITNRLNPAQSIRAGVGYLAKLYARFADIQDSYERLLFALASYNIGYGHVRDAQKICQRKGWNPSRWAEMEKALPLLRLKQYYKDAEYGYARGTEPVRYIKRILLYFDILKQKNRVEG, from the coding sequence ATGAAGAAGAAAACGTTCCGTCAGCTCTTTCTGGTTATAGTTTTCATAGCCACTGGCAGCACCGCTCTTTGGTTTATTTCTTCAGATGTCCTGCAACCATCCGGGGCAATGCGGGATATTCGCCAGCAAGGGAAACTGCGGGTCATCATGACCAATAGTGCCAATGTGTACTACCTCTACAGAGGGGAGTACATGGGCTTTGAATATGACCTGGTCCAGGCTTTTGCCGAGTATCTTGGTGTTGAATTGGAAGTGTTGACCCCGGATTGGGACACGATGTTTCAGCAGCTTGATGCTGGTGAGGCCCATCTTATTGCTGCGGGCCTGACAATCACTCCGGCACGGGAAGCACTGGTTGATTTTTCCGACGGTCATCTCCAGGTGCAGCAGCAGGTCATTGTGCATAAAAGGAATAACACGATACAGGAGCTTGCCGATCTGGAGGAAACGCCTCTCCATGTTCGCGTAGGCACTTCTTATGCTGAACGGATTGATGAACTTCAGCAGGATGGTTACGCCTTGCAGACAGTGTTGCATGCCAATGTACCAACCGAGGAACTGATCCGTCAGGTAGCAGATCAGGAAATCGAAGCAACCGTGGCAGACTCGAATATTGCTCTCTTAAATCAGCGCTATTATCCCGATATACGTATTGCCTTTCCTGTTGAAGAGGCGCAGACCGTTGCCTGGGCAGTGCGTCGTGGAGAGACAGAACTGCTTGACCGGATCAATGCCTTTTTCGATTTGCTTGAAGAAAACGGGACCTTTGCCAGGATTTATGAGCGATACTATCGGGATGTGAGCATTTTTGATTATGTGGACCTGAAGAAGTTTCATAAACGGATCAAGACTCGCCTGCCGAAATATCAGGATATTATCCGTAAGGAAGCGAAAAGATATGGTTTTGACTGGCGCCTGATTGCTGCGGTGATCTATCAGGAATCACATTTCAATCCCAGGGCCAGGAGTTATACCGGAGTACGCGGGCTTATGCAGATTACCAGGACCACAGCCAGAGAGATGGGGATAACCAACCGTCTCAATCCTGCGCAGAGTATACGGGCCGGTGTAGGGTATCTTGCGAAACTCTATGCCCGTTTTGCCGATATCCAGGATTCGTATGAACGGCTGCTGTTTGCGCTGGCCAGTTATAATATCGGATACGGGCATGTGCGGGATGCCCAGAAGATCTGCCAGCGCAAGGGATGGAATCCTAGCCGCTGGGCCGAAATGGAGAAGGCCCTGCCGTTACTCCGACTGAAGCAATATTATAAGGATGCTGAGTACGGTTATGCCAGAGGAACAGAGCCGGTTCGCTATATTAAGCGTATTCTGCTCTACTTTGATATTCTTAAACAGAAAAACCGGGTAGAGGGGTAA